A single region of the Cherax quadricarinatus isolate ZL_2023a chromosome 11, ASM3850222v1, whole genome shotgun sequence genome encodes:
- the LOC128687692 gene encoding uncharacterized protein isoform X1, giving the protein MAAPGEHTEEGAPSHSFLYPKPGDILSRSHGHVTTGFSKSIQTHSVSSTSSFQTSTFLTTEPVSILGKGRHHSGSSIISSASPKHSVKFSEPEGAVCRDRTPESPHFRPLGQEKFKHQDIFKFKVNEGSSIHRNVTHGIGSIPETSAISVNESTNFRYTESSKLVGTSYRCPDSPRSKTRMITRTPDRNSIIASMELKVPSFHDLGVPMSGSSGGGLTPLLGPPERRGLTILSPHNPTPELHFSSTFTVRTRKGKTIVLPKLRIPAFQSHSHDSIFLGWCPESLLQWMVPSAHPASLPPKD; this is encoded by the coding sequence ATGGCTGCTCCTGGCGAACACACAGAAGAAGGTGCCCCCTCTCACTCCTTCCTGTACCCTAAACCCGGCGACATCCTCTCCAGAAGCCACGGCCACGTCACCACTGGCTTCAGCAAGTCCATACAGACTCATTCTgtgagcagcaccagcagcttcCAGACCTCCACTTTCCTCACAACTGAACCGGTCAGCATCCTGGGCAAAGGGAGGCATCATTCTGGCAGTTCAATAATTTCCTCAGCAAGTCCGAAGCATAGTGTCAAGTTTTCAGAGCCAGAAGGCGCAGTCTGTAGAGATCGAACCCCAGAGAGCCCTCATTTCAGGCCTCTCGGACAGGAAAAATTCAAACACCAAGATATTTTCAAGTTCAAAGTCAATGAGGGATCATCCATACACAGAAATGTCACTCACGGGATTGGAAGCATACCAGAGACGTCAGCTATCAGTGTCAACGAGAGTACCAACTTCAGGTACACAGAGTCCTCGAAGCTTGTAGGAACTTCTTACCGCTGCCCAGACAGTCCTCGCTCAAAAACCCGGATGATCACGCGTACGCCCGACCGCAACTCCATAATCGCCTCCATGGAGTTAAAAGTTCCATCCTTCCACGACCTGGGAGTCCCTATGTCGGGCAGCAGCGGAGGAGGACTGACGCCCTTGTTGGGTCCCCCAGAGAGACGGGGATTGACCATCCTGTCCCCACACAATCCAACGCCCGAACTCCATTTCTCATCGACCTTCACAGTGAGAACTCGCAAGGGAAAAACCATCGTGTTGCCCAAGTTGAGGATACCAGCCTTCCAGTCACACTCCCATGACAGCATTTTTCTTGG
- the LOC128687692 gene encoding uncharacterized protein isoform X2, producing MAAPGEHTEEGAPSHSFLYPKPGDILSRSHGHVTTGFSKSIQTHSVSSTSSFQTSTFLTTEPVSILGKGRHHSGSSIISSASPKHSVKFSEPEGAVCRDRTPESPHFRPLGQEKFKHQDIFKFKVNEGSSIHRNVTHGIGSIPETSAISVNESTNFRYTESSKLVGTSYRCPDSPRSKTRMITRTPDRNSIIASMELKVPSFHDLGVPMSGSSGGGLTPLLGPPERRGLTILSPHNPTPELHFSSTFTVRTRKGKTIVLPKLRIPAFQSHSHDSIFLGCWQVTQEDVR from the exons ATGGCTGCTCCTGGCGAACACACAGAAGAAGGTGCCCCCTCTCACTCCTTCCTGTACCCTAAACCCGGCGACATCCTCTCCAGAAGCCACGGCCACGTCACCACTGGCTTCAGCAAGTCCATACAGACTCATTCTgtgagcagcaccagcagcttcCAGACCTCCACTTTCCTCACAACTGAACCGGTCAGCATCCTGGGCAAAGGGAGGCATCATTCTGGCAGTTCAATAATTTCCTCAGCAAGTCCGAAGCATAGTGTCAAGTTTTCAGAGCCAGAAGGCGCAGTCTGTAGAGATCGAACCCCAGAGAGCCCTCATTTCAGGCCTCTCGGACAGGAAAAATTCAAACACCAAGATATTTTCAAGTTCAAAGTCAATGAGGGATCATCCATACACAGAAATGTCACTCACGGGATTGGAAGCATACCAGAGACGTCAGCTATCAGTGTCAACGAGAGTACCAACTTCAGGTACACAGAGTCCTCGAAGCTTGTAGGAACTTCTTACCGCTGCCCAGACAGTCCTCGCTCAAAAACCCGGATGATCACGCGTACGCCCGACCGCAACTCCATAATCGCCTCCATGGAGTTAAAAGTTCCATCCTTCCACGACCTGGGAGTCCCTATGTCGGGCAGCAGCGGAGGAGGACTGACGCCCTTGTTGGGTCCCCCAGAGAGACGGGGATTGACCATCCTGTCCCCACACAATCCAACGCCCGAACTCCATTTCTCATCGACCTTCACAGTGAGAACTCGCAAGGGAAAAACCATCGTGTTGCCCAAGTTGAGGATACCAGCCTTCCAGTCACACTCCCATGACAGCATTTTTCTTGG GTGCTGGCAGGTCACTCAGGAAGACGTACGGTAA